From the genome of Pirellulales bacterium, one region includes:
- a CDS encoding DUF1559 domain-containing protein — protein sequence DAKIDLNGNGVTCPPLNSTADGSPDDRSLLTMLGLFFVESGGPTGTTRHHTPDSVYDGLSMTLMLAENVRTGVDPITPNTNWANPDPHRTMFYFSPAVCKSLKCSKGHVNYALANNGSQGINASLTEPEGSPWPSSFHAGDGVNMVFADGHLRFISRVIDGAVYAALFSPQGQKLMSTALWQRLVDDAAVP from the coding sequence TGGACGCTAAAATCGACCTCAACGGCAACGGTGTCACCTGCCCACCGTTGAACTCGACGGCCGATGGCAGTCCGGACGACCGCTCGCTGCTGACCATGCTGGGGCTGTTTTTCGTCGAGAGCGGCGGCCCGACGGGCACCACGCGGCATCATACGCCCGACAGCGTCTACGACGGTCTGTCGATGACCTTAATGCTGGCCGAAAACGTGCGGACGGGCGTCGACCCGATCACGCCCAATACGAACTGGGCGAACCCCGATCCGCATCGCACGATGTTTTATTTCAGCCCGGCCGTCTGCAAGTCGCTCAAGTGCTCCAAGGGACACGTGAATTATGCCTTGGCCAACAACGGCAGCCAGGGCATCAACGCCAGCTTGACCGAGCCGGAAGGCTCGCCTTGGCCATCGTCGTTTCACGCGGGCGACGGAGTAAACATGGTGTTCGCCGACGGGCATTTGCGATTCATCTCGCGGGTGATCGACGGCGCCGTGTATGCGGCGCTCTTCAGCCCGCAAGGGCAGAAGCTGATGAGTACGGCGCTTTGGCAGCGGCTGGTGGATGACGCGGCGGTGCCCTGA